Part of the Halopseudomonas maritima genome, GAGCCTGTTGAGCGTGGCGGAAAAGGCGCTATTGCTGGTCTCGGTATTCGTGGTACTGACCGGGCTGGTCGGTATGCTGACGGCGATTCTCAGCGGCCTGAACGAACGCCGCCGGGAGATGGCCGTGCTGCGTTCGGTCGGTGCCCGGCCGCTGCATATATTCAGTCTGCTAGTACTGGAGGCGGTCAGCCTGACCCTGGCCGGCATCGCGCTGGGTCTGGCACTGCTGTATGCTGGCGTGGCCGCCGCCCGGCCCTGGCTGGAGCAGCAGTATGGCCTGTTTCTGCCGCTTGCCTGGCCAACGCCGAGCGAGCTGAAGCTGCTGGGCGGTATACTCGCTGCCAGCCTGCTGATGGGCTGCATCCCGGCCTGGCGTGCCTATCGACAGGCGCTGCTCGACGGCCTGTCCATCCGCTTGTAATCACCGAGACGACCGATGCATCTGATTCGCCTGTTTGCCCTGTGCCTGGGCCTGCTGCTGACCCTGCCGGCCTGGGCCGCCCGAGAGCTCAGCTGGGATGACCTGGTGCCCGCTGGCAGCGGGCATCTTTACGGCATGCCCCAGGCGCAGCACGACGGCCTGACCTCAGAAGACCAGGCGGCCGGCAACCCGATGGCACAGAGCATGACCAACGCGCCCACGGTCGCCGCACTGGATGGCCAGGAGGTCAAGTTACCCGGCTATGTGGTGCCGCTAAGCGTGGACCCCAACCAGCGCGTCACCGAGTTTCTGCTGGTGCCCTACTTCGGCGCCTGCATCCACGTACCGCCGCCGCCGTCCAACCAGATCGTGCTGGTGCAGAGTGAAATTGGTATCGCGCTGGAAGAGACCTACGTGCCTTACTGGATCAGCGGCATCATGCGCGTCGAGCAAAATAGCAGTGAGCTGGCCAGCGCCGGCTACCGGCTGGAAGCGCTGGAAATCGAGATATTCAGCTACTAGGGCCGGCCGGCGGCTCTTCCGGCTTGGGCAGGGCCGCCTCGGCTGCCAACCTGAGGCTGTGCAACTGACGACGCTGCTGGGCGTTGGCCGGTTGCACGGTTTGCAGGGTGTCCAGAGCAGCCTGCCACTGGCGCTGGTGATACTGCAGCCAGGCCAGCTGCAGACGGTCAGCGCTGCTGCCGTTGCGCGCCACCTGGCCCCAGGCCGCCAGTGCACGCTGGTGATCACGCGCGGTTTGCCACAGGTAGGCCAGACGACGCAGGCGATCAGCACTCCTACTCAGCAGCCCCTCATCCAGCAGCGCCTGCATCAGGCGCGCCGCCTGCCAGGGCGCACCGCTCTGCGCGTGCAGAGCGATCAGGTTTTCCATATCGGTAGTATCCAGCTTAACGCCAGCCTCGCGGGCCAAACGCAGGGTCGCGGCGGCCGCCAGCTGTTCACCCGCCAGGCTTTGCACGCTGGCCAGCTGACGCCAGTTGTCGGCCTGCTCCGGTGCCCGCTGCAGCAATACCTGCTGCCAGCGCACCGCCTGATCAAAGCGCTCCAGCTCGTAGTTCATGCCCACCAGCAGGCGGTACCAGATGTCATCCGCCCCCGGGGTCTCGCGCACCACCTGCTCGGCCAGTGGAATGGCCTTGCGGAATTGCCCCAACTGACGATAAGCCTGTACCAACAGCTGGCGGTTGTTATCGGAACGCGGCAAGGCTTCCAGCTCCTTGACCGCCTCGGGGTAGCGCTGCTCCTGCATCAGCAGGCGGGCCAGGTTTTGTCGGTCCTGCAGGGCGGCGGCGTCTTCCAATTTTTGCTGAGCCAGCGCCTCGCGCAGCCAGTCGATGGCTTGGGTGTTGCGCTGGCCGGCGATGGCGAGATACGCCAGCCGCTGGGTCAGCAGAGCGCGCTCCAGGGTTCCGTTGCCCGCCTGCGGCAGGGCCGCTTCCAGCAGTTGTCGCGCCTTGGCCACCTCGCCTGCGGCTTCTGCCTCGGTGGCGCCCTGAATGGCCCGGTACACCTCGGCGTCGATCTGCTCCGCCCTGACCGGGGCACTCAGCAGGCACAGCAGCAGCAACCAGCGCAGCATCAGCGACGACCCTCCAGGCGAAAATTCATGGTCTTGCTCACCTCACGTGAAACAGCCACACCGTTTTCCCGGCGCGGGGCAAAGCGCCAGCGGCTGACCGCGCGGCGCGCCGCCCGCTCGAATACGCCGGGCGGTTCGGCACTGAGCACGCGAATGTTTTCCACCCGCCCATCGGCGTTGACCGTGAACTGCAGGGTCACCTGTCCCTCAATGCCTGCTGCCAGCGCGCGGCGCGGGTATTCGGGCGGGATATCCACCAGCGGGCTCACCTCTTCGGCGCTGCCAGGCGGCGGCGCGCTGACCGGGGCCGGCGGGCTGGGTGCGGGCGCAGGCGGTGCAGCAGCCTGCAGCGGGGGCAACGCCGGGGCGGCGCCCATGTCGATGCGGGTATTGAGCTGGGGTACCTGGATATTCAGATCCAGTGCCGGCACCTGTGGGCTCACCTGCGGCTGCGGAGTAACGTCCGGCGGCTGCTCGGGGGGCGTCGGACGCTCCGGCGGCTGCAGAGGGTCAGCGGGCTCTGTGCTGCTCTCCTGCACGCTGCGCGCAACACCCACGCGCAGTAGCTCCGCGGGCTGATCCGGCGGATGGCTGGGCGGCATAATCAGCGCCAGCATCAGACCAAACAGCAGCAGCGCCACCAGCAGCGCGCCAATAAAGCTTCCCAGTAGCCGCATCAGCGCCCCGCCGTCGCAGCCAGCGCCACATCTTCGACGCCCGCCAGCCGCGCCTGATCCATCACCCGGATCACCAGCCCGGTACGTGCATCGGTATCGGCCTGCACCACGACCGTGCTGTCGGGCTGGTCAACGCGCATGCGCTCGACCGCCGCGCGCACAGCGCGGATATCCACCGGTTTGTTATCCATCCAGATCTCACCGTCGGCACTGACCGCAATCAGAATGGTGCCCTTGGGTTTGTCGACCGCACTGTCGGCCGACGGCCGCTCAATGTCGATGCCGGTTTCCTTGACGAAGGAGCTGGTGACAATAAAGAAGATCAGCATGATGAAGACGATATCCAGCATCGGCGTAAGGTCGATACCGGCCTCATCATCAGCGTTGGCGTGGTGCCTGCGCATGCGCATCGCAATTTCTCCTAGTCGTGCTGCAGGCGGTCAGATAGCCGCTGCAGCGCTCGCCGCGACTGCTGATCGAGTCGCGCCAGACAAAACAGTCCACTGATGGCAATTACCATACCGGCCATGGTCGGCACCGTGGCACGGGACACGCCCGCCGCCATGGCGCGCGGGTTGCCGTTGCCGCTGATGGCCATTACATCGAATACCTGAATCATGCCGCTGACCGTGCCCAGCAGGCCCAGCAGCGGGCACAGCGCTATCAGCACCCGCACCATCGGCAGATAGCGATTGAGCTGCGCCTGCGCTTGCGCCAGCCAGGCGGTGCGGATATGCCGCGCGGCAGCACTGCGCCGCTCACCACGCGCCTGCCAGCCGTCGCAATAGCCTTCGGCGCGGCGCGGAAACACCAGCGACAGATACCACAGCCGTTCCAGCATCAGCGTCCACAGCAGCACCGTGGCGCCAAGAATGGTCCACAGCACCCAGCCGCCGCTGTCGAGAAAGTCCGGCAGCCGCCACAGGACCTCAGTCACTGCGCCGCTCTCCACCCAGGTGCAAGGCGATCAAACCGGCGCTCTGCTGCTCCAGTAGCTGAATCAACGCCTTGCTGCGCGCTGCCACCAGGCTGTGCATAAACAGCAACGGAATCGCCGCCACCAGACCCAGCACCGTGGTCACCAGCGCCTGTGAGATGCCGTCGGCCATCATTTTCGGGTCGCCGGTGCCGTATTGGGTGATGGCCTGGAAGGTGGCAATCATGCCGGTCACCGTGCCCAACAGACCGAGCAGCGGCGCCACCGCAGCGAGCAACTTGATCAGCCCCTGCCAACGCTCCAATGCCGGCGTTTCGCGCAGGATGGCCTCATCCAGCTTGAGTTCCAGCGTATCCAGCTCTTCCAGCCGCGGACGACTGCCAATGACGCTCAACACCCGCCCCAGCGGGTTGCTGTCAGCCAGCTGGTCGAGGTTGTCGATCTGCCGGTCTACACGGCGCTGTACCAACTGCAGCCAAACCAGTCGCACCAGCGCCAGCAAGATACCCAGCGCGCCCAGGGCCACAATGACGTAGCCAACGATGCCGCCCTGTGACAAACGCGTCAGCAGATCCGGCGTGCGCTGCAATTGCTCGATTACCTGACCGCGTGCCGGGTCGATGGCAATATCGGCTACCGCATCACGCGGCGCCACAAAGGCGTCCAGCAGATCCGCACCGCTCGGCTGGCGATCAGCCACCTGCAGTGCCTGACTATCGGGCTGGTAGAGCAGGTACTCGCCGTCAGCACTGGCCACGAAGGGGCCAACAGCCACCACGGACCGGGCCTGCTGGCCACCCTGGCGATCAATCACCTGGGCCTGGAAGCGCGCCACTTCACCGCTGGCATTCATGTCCTGCTGCAGCCGATACCAGAACTGCTCCAGCACCTCGACGCTGGGGATGCGGCTGCTTTGCGACAAGGCTTCCAGCTCGCTCTGACGCTCCGGGTAACGGGCATTGAGCAAGGAGTCCTGCCATTGGCTGAGGGTATCGCCAGCGCCCTGACGCACTACCCCAAACAACTCGCCGAGGTTGCCACTGCGCTCGGTCAACTCCTGACGCAACTGCGCCAGCTGCTCGGTCTGCGCCTTGAAGCGGGTATCCAGCTCGTCGGCCCGCGCCTGCGCACTCGCCAGCTCGGCCCGCGCCTGCGAGAGGCGCCTCTGCTGCTGATTGCGCTCACGCAGGAAGGTTTGCTCGCGTTCGCGCATCGCGGCCTGCTCAGCGCTGCGGGTCTCGCGAATCCGCTCCAGCAGCGCTTGCTTGTCCAGCGACTGCGCCTGCACCAACGGCGTCAGGCAGCACAGCATCAGCATCCAGGAAAGTCTTTTCATTGGGCGACCTCCGCGCTGACTGGCGGCATGGGCAAGGGCAACAACTGTGGCGACTGCTCGTTGCGAGCGATGGCGATGCCGTCACTCAGCGTGCGGCGGTAGCTGGCCGGCAGCGTTTGCCAGCTACCCGCGGCGGCGTCCCAGTAACCCTGTTCCTGACCATCAAGGCTTTGATAAAAGAGCATCAGACGGCCGATGCGCAAGAACTCGACCACCCGCTCCTGCTCGCCAGCGGGCAGCTGGCCACGCCAGGCCTCCAGGGTGCGACCGTAATCACTCTCGATCTGATAGGCCTCCAGTACGCGCCGGTAAAGCTCGGCGACACTGACCTCGGGGTCAATCAACAGATCTTGCAGGCGAGCAATACGGTCTTCGCGCTCATCCAGCAGAAAGGGCATATCCAACGCGACAAAGGCCTCCAGCGACTCGATCATACGGCGTATCAGCGGCAACATCTCGCGCTGGGTATCGGCCAGACTGTCGATCTGCTGCTGCAAACTGATCAGCTCCTGCGCCTGCGCCTCCACCATCAACTGCAGGCGCTCGCTGTACTCGTTCAGCGCGACGGCCTGGTCCTGCGCCCTGGTGTATTCCTGCAGGGCCGACTGGGCGGCATCGTCAAGGCTGTCGATGCGCTGTTGCGTGGCAACCGCCTCGGCGGTCAGTTCGCGGCTTTCCTGCTGCGCCTGCTGCAACGCCTGCTGCGCCTGCACACTAAGCGGCGCGGCAAGCATAGCGACCAGCCAAACTGCTTTCATTCGCTGTTCCCCCGGCGAAGGCTGGCCTGACCAGCCCGTCAAAAAGAGAATGATTATCATCTTTATACTGGAACTTCTGCAACCTCTGCGCAGCTGCGGCAGCCTGCCGCATCCGTCTGCGTCGGCTAGTTGCTCCAGATCAATAGTCCACCTGAGACCGGTCCGTAGAGTAGCAACAGCTCAACACATCAGGAGATAAATCATGTCCGCTTTTGCATCCCGCCTCGGCCTCACAGCGCTTTTTGCCCCCGTTCTGCTGGCTGCGTCGGTCACCGCTCAGGCTCACCAGGCTGGCGACATCATCGTGCGCGCCGGTGCCGTTACCGTTGACCCGAAAGAGGATAGCAGCCGCGTCAAGGTTGGCGGTGCACCGCAGGCCGGCACTGCCGCCACCCTCAACAGCGACACCCAACTGGGTCTGAACCTGGCGTACATGCTGTCCGACAACTGGGCTGTTGAAGTGCTGGCTGCGACCCCGTTCGAGCACGACATCGGCACCAAAGGGCTGGGCGGTTTGAAGCTGGGCTCCACCAAACACTTGCCGCCGACTGTCAGCGTGTTGTACTACCCGATGGCCAGCAGCTCCGCTTTCCAACCGTACGCGGGCCTGGGTATCAACTACACGTGGATGTTCGATGACAAGCTGAGCAGCGAAGCAGAAGCCGCCGGTTTCAGCGGTCTGGATCTGGATGACTCCTGGGGTCTGGCAGCGCAGCTGGGCATGGATTACATGCTAAGTGACAAGGTAATGCTGAACGCTCAAATCCGTTACATCGACATCGAAACCACCGGCACAACCTATGCAGGCCCGACCAAGGTCTCCGTTGATGTCGACATCGACCCACTGGTTTACATGGTCGGCCTTGGCTACAAGTTTTAAGCCAACCCTCACTCACGGCTGCACTTCCCCCTGGGGCCTTCGTGGTCTCAGGTTTTTTTTATTCAGGGCAACGCAAACAGCGCCTACATCTGCGGTCAGCGGCTCAGTGCGCCCCCAGCAAAGCCGTCAGGCTGACACGCCAGGTCCGCGGTTTGATACCAAACGCATAGAGCAGACGACGACCACTGAGCACCGCGTTGCGCGGCTCCAGCGACGCTGCCGGCTGACTTTCGAAAGGCACCGGCTCGACCCCTGGCTCGCGCTCCAGCAGGCCGTTGTGCACCAGCTCCTGGGCCAGGGTACGGGCAAAGCTGATCCAGCTGGCCACCTCAGCGCTGGCGTAGTGGTAACAGCCGTATAGCTCACTACCACAATCCATCTGCTTCAGCGCTGCCAGGGTCACCCGCGCCATATCGTCCAACGGCGTCGGTGTACCGCGCCACTCCTCCGCTAATGCGACGCTGTCACCTGAGTGCAGCTGCTGCAGCAGGCGCTGCAGCATGCCCTCGGGCGAGCTGTCCAGCACCCAGCCAAAACGCAGCAGCAGGTGACGGCGACATTGGCTCTCCAGCAACTGATCCAGCTCCGCCTGCAACCCACCATGCGCACCCACCGGCGCCAGCACATCCTTTTCGGTGTAGGGTTGGCCCTTGGCGCCGTCGAATACTCGCGTACTGGACAGTCGGCACAGTAGCAGCTGACGCTGGGCACACTGGCCAATCAACT contains:
- a CDS encoding ExbD/TolR family protein; the encoded protein is MRMRRHHANADDEAGIDLTPMLDIVFIMLIFFIVTSSFVKETGIDIERPSADSAVDKPKGTILIAVSADGEIWMDNKPVDIRAVRAAVERMRVDQPDSTVVVQADTDARTGLVIRVMDQARLAGVEDVALAATAGR
- a CDS encoding OmpW/AlkL family protein codes for the protein MSAFASRLGLTALFAPVLLAASVTAQAHQAGDIIVRAGAVTVDPKEDSSRVKVGGAPQAGTAATLNSDTQLGLNLAYMLSDNWAVEVLAATPFEHDIGTKGLGGLKLGSTKHLPPTVSVLYYPMASSSAFQPYAGLGINYTWMFDDKLSSEAEAAGFSGLDLDDSWGLAAQLGMDYMLSDKVMLNAQIRYIDIETTGTTYAGPTKVSVDVDIDPLVYMVGLGYKF
- a CDS encoding MotA/TolQ/ExbB proton channel family protein, which gives rise to MTEVLWRLPDFLDSGGWVLWTILGATVLLWTLMLERLWYLSLVFPRRAEGYCDGWQARGERRSAAARHIRTAWLAQAQAQLNRYLPMVRVLIALCPLLGLLGTVSGMIQVFDVMAISGNGNPRAMAAGVSRATVPTMAGMVIAISGLFCLARLDQQSRRALQRLSDRLQHD
- a CDS encoding DUF3450 domain-containing protein, whose protein sequence is MKAVWLVAMLAAPLSVQAQQALQQAQQESRELTAEAVATQQRIDSLDDAAQSALQEYTRAQDQAVALNEYSERLQLMVEAQAQELISLQQQIDSLADTQREMLPLIRRMIESLEAFVALDMPFLLDEREDRIARLQDLLIDPEVSVAELYRRVLEAYQIESDYGRTLEAWRGQLPAGEQERVVEFLRIGRLMLFYQSLDGQEQGYWDAAAGSWQTLPASYRRTLSDGIAIARNEQSPQLLPLPMPPVSAEVAQ
- a CDS encoding energy transducer TonB; protein product: MRLLGSFIGALLVALLLFGLMLALIMPPSHPPDQPAELLRVGVARSVQESSTEPADPLQPPERPTPPEQPPDVTPQPQVSPQVPALDLNIQVPQLNTRIDMGAAPALPPLQAAAPPAPAPSPPAPVSAPPPGSAEEVSPLVDIPPEYPRRALAAGIEGQVTLQFTVNADGRVENIRVLSAEPPGVFERAARRAVSRWRFAPRRENGVAVSREVSKTMNFRLEGRR
- a CDS encoding tetratricopeptide repeat protein is translated as MLRWLLLLCLLSAPVRAEQIDAEVYRAIQGATEAEAAGEVAKARQLLEAALPQAGNGTLERALLTQRLAYLAIAGQRNTQAIDWLREALAQQKLEDAAALQDRQNLARLLMQEQRYPEAVKELEALPRSDNNRQLLVQAYRQLGQFRKAIPLAEQVVRETPGADDIWYRLLVGMNYELERFDQAVRWQQVLLQRAPEQADNWRQLASVQSLAGEQLAAAATLRLAREAGVKLDTTDMENLIALHAQSGAPWQAARLMQALLDEGLLSRSADRLRRLAYLWQTARDHQRALAAWGQVARNGSSADRLQLAWLQYHQRQWQAALDTLQTVQPANAQQRRQLHSLRLAAEAALPKPEEPPAGPSS
- a CDS encoding sugar nucleotide-binding protein, translating into MRMRVLLLGKTSLLGQALIAQAAQEDIEFLQVDESSACWQPAQVAGWLDTLQPDAVLDLSFYHQQFQVLDPAADGLEAERRFVQELIGQCAQRQLLLCRLSSTRVFDGAKGQPYTEKDVLAPVGAHGGLQAELDQLLESQCRRHLLLRFGWVLDSSPEGMLQRLLQQLHSGDSVALAEEWRGTPTPLDDMARVTLAALKQMDCGSELYGCYHYASAEVASWISFARTLAQELVHNGLLEREPGVEPVPFESQPAASLEPRNAVLSGRRLLYAFGIKPRTWRVSLTALLGAH
- a CDS encoding DUF3299 domain-containing protein; the encoded protein is MHLIRLFALCLGLLLTLPAWAARELSWDDLVPAGSGHLYGMPQAQHDGLTSEDQAAGNPMAQSMTNAPTVAALDGQEVKLPGYVVPLSVDPNQRVTEFLLVPYFGACIHVPPPPSNQIVLVQSEIGIALEETYVPYWISGIMRVEQNSSELASAGYRLEALEIEIFSY
- a CDS encoding MotA/TolQ/ExbB proton channel family protein; the encoded protein is MKRLSWMLMLCCLTPLVQAQSLDKQALLERIRETRSAEQAAMREREQTFLRERNQQQRRLSQARAELASAQARADELDTRFKAQTEQLAQLRQELTERSGNLGELFGVVRQGAGDTLSQWQDSLLNARYPERQSELEALSQSSRIPSVEVLEQFWYRLQQDMNASGEVARFQAQVIDRQGGQQARSVVAVGPFVASADGEYLLYQPDSQALQVADRQPSGADLLDAFVAPRDAVADIAIDPARGQVIEQLQRTPDLLTRLSQGGIVGYVIVALGALGILLALVRLVWLQLVQRRVDRQIDNLDQLADSNPLGRVLSVIGSRPRLEELDTLELKLDEAILRETPALERWQGLIKLLAAVAPLLGLLGTVTGMIATFQAITQYGTGDPKMMADGISQALVTTVLGLVAAIPLLFMHSLVAARSKALIQLLEQQSAGLIALHLGGERRSD